The Humulus lupulus chromosome 4, drHumLupu1.1, whole genome shotgun sequence genome has a window encoding:
- the LOC133831361 gene encoding uncharacterized protein LOC133831361 isoform X2 has product MVIFLVVSKSRDINTNLSREFLYFAPDSHKFFILVDNQSWRKAKHSTSTRLKALVTTKYRTSPFRNTRPLLRSSSFYSSSSSHETRRFFKWFPTFDIASWRDKTPFSIKTLYKELHGFIVFEVSWEDVRGINYSNQLQTDGSMALEVKSLTKWEFNSIDQALSCMSSWFSGNIPETQILRSNLILLQGKVPSHSMKEVADSPSNYLLNNASQADEPLPEDKFFNACESPLDENDAVNMDQHLEELEQSGNTKQNGELDSKNNSGSEPMLYEDILLLCRFENKDLPFKLKQVITSDLKLLTLVESGLPTWVIFLQSYPLFCALYRPWMRPLFRTIYILISLVTVLIGFYDLYKNVPLLKATISHICGPFFNWIESWEMLSRIKYLGTMLFLQNFEKAVKLLLMTTRATKLLVSEVSDFLLYPIEVMADFLLPLWRFLADTTEASYNIGLLIAEFLHSIVGLLVEDLITPLKVLYSYVLSSATLIHPILRSLWELCLFSTQSFLTLASYVGSLLYEMYEVLENCFMVAVSTMTQLTNLVLIKPQPSEFSLWHSLWKDIFAKVFRSIRSIISVLSALVASCNRHRLSIYNYLRAILRKLSNRRGLSSANCSCHQSTQSHRQIKVQLDAKECGHCK; this is encoded by the exons ATGGTGATTTTCCTTGTTGTTTCGAAGAGTAG GGATATAAATACAAATCTTTCCCGGGAATTCTTGTATTTCGCCCCTGATAGTCATAAGTTTTTCATCCTGGTTGATAATCAATCATGGAGGAAGGCCAAGCATTCAACATCAACCCGCCTAAAGGCATTGGTGACCACGAAA TACAGAACTTCACCGTTTAGAAATACTAGACCTTTACTGAGGAGCTCAAGTTTCTACTCAAGTTCTTCTAGCCATGAAACGAGGCGCTTTTTTAAATGGTTTCCAACTTTTGACATTGCTAGTTGGAGAGACAAGACTCCATTTTCCATTAAAACTTTGTACAAGGAATTACATGGCTTTATTGTGTTCGAAGTTTCATGGGAAGATGTTCGGGGAATAAATTATTCGAATCAGCTTCAG ACAGATGGATCCATGGCTTTGGAAGTGAAATCATTGACAAAATGGGAATTCAACAGCATTGATCAAGCATTGAGTTGTATGTCATCATGGTTCTCAGGGAATATACCTGAAACACAGATATTGAGGAGCAATCTAATCCTTTTGCAAGGAAAAGTTCCTTCTCATTCAATGAAGGAAGTTGCTGATTCTCCTAGTAATTATCTACTTAATAATGCATCACAAGCTGATGAGCCCTTACCTGAAGACAAATTCTTCAATGCCTGCGAGTCTCCTCTTGATGAAAATGACGCAGTTAATATGGATCAGCATCTAGAAGAACTAGAACAGTCTGGAAACACCAAACAAAATGGGGAATTGGATAGCAAAAACAATAGTGGTAGTGAACCAATGTTATATGAGGACATTCTTTTGCTATGCAGGTTTGAAAATAAAGATCTTCCATTTAAACTAAAGCAGGTAATTACCTCAGATTTGAAGCTTCTTACATTAGTTGAGTCAGGTCTCCCCACTTGGGTTATCTTTCTTCAATCCTATCCACTTTTCTGTGCACTTTATCGTCCCTGGATGAGACCTTTGTTTAGAACTATCTACATACTAATCTCACTTGTAACGGTGCTAATTGGATTTTATGATCTCTATAAGAATGTCCCCCTGTTGAAGGCTACTATCTCTCACATTTGTGGTCCTTTTTTCAACTGGATTGAATCATGGGAGATGCTTTCTAGAATCAAATATCTAGGGACAATGTTGTTCCTCCAGAATTTTGAAAAGGCTGTGAAGTTGCTTCTTATGACAACACGAGCAACTAAACTGCTAGTTTCAGAGGTCTCAGATTTTCTGCTGTACCCAATTGAAGTGATGGCTGATTTCTTACTGCCACTATGGAGGTTTTTAGCTGATACAACGGAAGCATCGTACAATATTGGATTGCTTATAGCTGAGTTCTTGCATAGCATAGTTGGTCTCTTAGTCGAGGATTTGATCACACCCTTGAAAGTTCTCTATTCATATGTGTTGAGTTCAG CCACATTAATTCACCCAATCTTAAGGTCCTTGTGGGAGTTATGCCTCTTTTCTACACAAAGTTTTCTTACATTGGCAAGTTACGTGGGTTCTCTGTTGTATGAAATGTATGAAGTGCTTGAGAATTGCTTCATGGTGGCTGTCAGTACCATGACTCAGCTTACAAATCTTGTCTTAATAAAGCCTCAGCCATCCGAGTTCTCACTTTGGCATTCTCTTTGGAAAGATATATTCGCAAAG GTGTTTCGCTCTATCCGAAGTATTATAAGCGTTCTATCTGCTTTGGTTGCATCCTGCAACAGGCATAGACTGAG TATCTACAACTACCTAAGAGCTATACTTCGAAAGCTTTCCAATCGACGTGGCTTATCCTCTGCTAACTGCtcttgtcaccaatcaactcaaTCTCATAGACAGATTAAG GTTCAACTTGATGCTAAAGAATGTGGACATTGCAAATGA
- the LOC133831361 gene encoding uncharacterized protein LOC133831361 isoform X1 translates to MESMESCSDHLYPLTSLQIGDINTNLSREFLYFAPDSHKFFILVDNQSWRKAKHSTSTRLKALVTTKYRTSPFRNTRPLLRSSSFYSSSSSHETRRFFKWFPTFDIASWRDKTPFSIKTLYKELHGFIVFEVSWEDVRGINYSNQLQTDGSMALEVKSLTKWEFNSIDQALSCMSSWFSGNIPETQILRSNLILLQGKVPSHSMKEVADSPSNYLLNNASQADEPLPEDKFFNACESPLDENDAVNMDQHLEELEQSGNTKQNGELDSKNNSGSEPMLYEDILLLCRFENKDLPFKLKQVITSDLKLLTLVESGLPTWVIFLQSYPLFCALYRPWMRPLFRTIYILISLVTVLIGFYDLYKNVPLLKATISHICGPFFNWIESWEMLSRIKYLGTMLFLQNFEKAVKLLLMTTRATKLLVSEVSDFLLYPIEVMADFLLPLWRFLADTTEASYNIGLLIAEFLHSIVGLLVEDLITPLKVLYSYVLSSATLIHPILRSLWELCLFSTQSFLTLASYVGSLLYEMYEVLENCFMVAVSTMTQLTNLVLIKPQPSEFSLWHSLWKDIFAKVFRSIRSIISVLSALVASCNRHRLSIYNYLRAILRKLSNRRGLSSANCSCHQSTQSHRQIKVQLDAKECGHCK, encoded by the exons ATGGAGTCCATGGAGTCTTGTTCTGATCATCTTTATCCTTTAACAAGTTTGCAGATTGG GGATATAAATACAAATCTTTCCCGGGAATTCTTGTATTTCGCCCCTGATAGTCATAAGTTTTTCATCCTGGTTGATAATCAATCATGGAGGAAGGCCAAGCATTCAACATCAACCCGCCTAAAGGCATTGGTGACCACGAAA TACAGAACTTCACCGTTTAGAAATACTAGACCTTTACTGAGGAGCTCAAGTTTCTACTCAAGTTCTTCTAGCCATGAAACGAGGCGCTTTTTTAAATGGTTTCCAACTTTTGACATTGCTAGTTGGAGAGACAAGACTCCATTTTCCATTAAAACTTTGTACAAGGAATTACATGGCTTTATTGTGTTCGAAGTTTCATGGGAAGATGTTCGGGGAATAAATTATTCGAATCAGCTTCAG ACAGATGGATCCATGGCTTTGGAAGTGAAATCATTGACAAAATGGGAATTCAACAGCATTGATCAAGCATTGAGTTGTATGTCATCATGGTTCTCAGGGAATATACCTGAAACACAGATATTGAGGAGCAATCTAATCCTTTTGCAAGGAAAAGTTCCTTCTCATTCAATGAAGGAAGTTGCTGATTCTCCTAGTAATTATCTACTTAATAATGCATCACAAGCTGATGAGCCCTTACCTGAAGACAAATTCTTCAATGCCTGCGAGTCTCCTCTTGATGAAAATGACGCAGTTAATATGGATCAGCATCTAGAAGAACTAGAACAGTCTGGAAACACCAAACAAAATGGGGAATTGGATAGCAAAAACAATAGTGGTAGTGAACCAATGTTATATGAGGACATTCTTTTGCTATGCAGGTTTGAAAATAAAGATCTTCCATTTAAACTAAAGCAGGTAATTACCTCAGATTTGAAGCTTCTTACATTAGTTGAGTCAGGTCTCCCCACTTGGGTTATCTTTCTTCAATCCTATCCACTTTTCTGTGCACTTTATCGTCCCTGGATGAGACCTTTGTTTAGAACTATCTACATACTAATCTCACTTGTAACGGTGCTAATTGGATTTTATGATCTCTATAAGAATGTCCCCCTGTTGAAGGCTACTATCTCTCACATTTGTGGTCCTTTTTTCAACTGGATTGAATCATGGGAGATGCTTTCTAGAATCAAATATCTAGGGACAATGTTGTTCCTCCAGAATTTTGAAAAGGCTGTGAAGTTGCTTCTTATGACAACACGAGCAACTAAACTGCTAGTTTCAGAGGTCTCAGATTTTCTGCTGTACCCAATTGAAGTGATGGCTGATTTCTTACTGCCACTATGGAGGTTTTTAGCTGATACAACGGAAGCATCGTACAATATTGGATTGCTTATAGCTGAGTTCTTGCATAGCATAGTTGGTCTCTTAGTCGAGGATTTGATCACACCCTTGAAAGTTCTCTATTCATATGTGTTGAGTTCAG CCACATTAATTCACCCAATCTTAAGGTCCTTGTGGGAGTTATGCCTCTTTTCTACACAAAGTTTTCTTACATTGGCAAGTTACGTGGGTTCTCTGTTGTATGAAATGTATGAAGTGCTTGAGAATTGCTTCATGGTGGCTGTCAGTACCATGACTCAGCTTACAAATCTTGTCTTAATAAAGCCTCAGCCATCCGAGTTCTCACTTTGGCATTCTCTTTGGAAAGATATATTCGCAAAG GTGTTTCGCTCTATCCGAAGTATTATAAGCGTTCTATCTGCTTTGGTTGCATCCTGCAACAGGCATAGACTGAG TATCTACAACTACCTAAGAGCTATACTTCGAAAGCTTTCCAATCGACGTGGCTTATCCTCTGCTAACTGCtcttgtcaccaatcaactcaaTCTCATAGACAGATTAAG GTTCAACTTGATGCTAAAGAATGTGGACATTGCAAATGA
- the LOC133831361 gene encoding uncharacterized protein LOC133831361 isoform X3, translated as MESMESCSDHLYPLTSLQIGDINTNLSREFLYFAPDSHKFFILVDNQSWRKAKHSTSTRLKALVTTKYRTSPFRNTRPLLRSSSFYSSSSSHETRRFFKWFPTFDIASWRDKTPFSIKTLYKELHGFIVFEVSWEDVRGINYSNQLQTDGSMALEVKSLTKWEFNSIDQALSCMSSWFSGNIPETQILRSNLILLQGKVPSHSMKEVADSPSNYLLNNASQADEPLPEDKFFNACESPLDENDAVNMDQHLEELEQSGNTKQNGELDSKNNSGSEPMLYEDILLLCRFENKDLPFKLKQNVPLLKATISHICGPFFNWIESWEMLSRIKYLGTMLFLQNFEKAVKLLLMTTRATKLLVSEVSDFLLYPIEVMADFLLPLWRFLADTTEASYNIGLLIAEFLHSIVGLLVEDLITPLKVLYSYVLSSATLIHPILRSLWELCLFSTQSFLTLASYVGSLLYEMYEVLENCFMVAVSTMTQLTNLVLIKPQPSEFSLWHSLWKDIFAKVFRSIRSIISVLSALVASCNRHRLSIYNYLRAILRKLSNRRGLSSANCSCHQSTQSHRQIKVQLDAKECGHCK; from the exons ATGGAGTCCATGGAGTCTTGTTCTGATCATCTTTATCCTTTAACAAGTTTGCAGATTGG GGATATAAATACAAATCTTTCCCGGGAATTCTTGTATTTCGCCCCTGATAGTCATAAGTTTTTCATCCTGGTTGATAATCAATCATGGAGGAAGGCCAAGCATTCAACATCAACCCGCCTAAAGGCATTGGTGACCACGAAA TACAGAACTTCACCGTTTAGAAATACTAGACCTTTACTGAGGAGCTCAAGTTTCTACTCAAGTTCTTCTAGCCATGAAACGAGGCGCTTTTTTAAATGGTTTCCAACTTTTGACATTGCTAGTTGGAGAGACAAGACTCCATTTTCCATTAAAACTTTGTACAAGGAATTACATGGCTTTATTGTGTTCGAAGTTTCATGGGAAGATGTTCGGGGAATAAATTATTCGAATCAGCTTCAG ACAGATGGATCCATGGCTTTGGAAGTGAAATCATTGACAAAATGGGAATTCAACAGCATTGATCAAGCATTGAGTTGTATGTCATCATGGTTCTCAGGGAATATACCTGAAACACAGATATTGAGGAGCAATCTAATCCTTTTGCAAGGAAAAGTTCCTTCTCATTCAATGAAGGAAGTTGCTGATTCTCCTAGTAATTATCTACTTAATAATGCATCACAAGCTGATGAGCCCTTACCTGAAGACAAATTCTTCAATGCCTGCGAGTCTCCTCTTGATGAAAATGACGCAGTTAATATGGATCAGCATCTAGAAGAACTAGAACAGTCTGGAAACACCAAACAAAATGGGGAATTGGATAGCAAAAACAATAGTGGTAGTGAACCAATGTTATATGAGGACATTCTTTTGCTATGCAGGTTTGAAAATAAAGATCTTCCATTTAAACTAAAGCAG AATGTCCCCCTGTTGAAGGCTACTATCTCTCACATTTGTGGTCCTTTTTTCAACTGGATTGAATCATGGGAGATGCTTTCTAGAATCAAATATCTAGGGACAATGTTGTTCCTCCAGAATTTTGAAAAGGCTGTGAAGTTGCTTCTTATGACAACACGAGCAACTAAACTGCTAGTTTCAGAGGTCTCAGATTTTCTGCTGTACCCAATTGAAGTGATGGCTGATTTCTTACTGCCACTATGGAGGTTTTTAGCTGATACAACGGAAGCATCGTACAATATTGGATTGCTTATAGCTGAGTTCTTGCATAGCATAGTTGGTCTCTTAGTCGAGGATTTGATCACACCCTTGAAAGTTCTCTATTCATATGTGTTGAGTTCAG CCACATTAATTCACCCAATCTTAAGGTCCTTGTGGGAGTTATGCCTCTTTTCTACACAAAGTTTTCTTACATTGGCAAGTTACGTGGGTTCTCTGTTGTATGAAATGTATGAAGTGCTTGAGAATTGCTTCATGGTGGCTGTCAGTACCATGACTCAGCTTACAAATCTTGTCTTAATAAAGCCTCAGCCATCCGAGTTCTCACTTTGGCATTCTCTTTGGAAAGATATATTCGCAAAG GTGTTTCGCTCTATCCGAAGTATTATAAGCGTTCTATCTGCTTTGGTTGCATCCTGCAACAGGCATAGACTGAG TATCTACAACTACCTAAGAGCTATACTTCGAAAGCTTTCCAATCGACGTGGCTTATCCTCTGCTAACTGCtcttgtcaccaatcaactcaaTCTCATAGACAGATTAAG GTTCAACTTGATGCTAAAGAATGTGGACATTGCAAATGA
- the LOC133831361 gene encoding uncharacterized protein LOC133831361 isoform X4, producing MALEVKSLTKWEFNSIDQALSCMSSWFSGNIPETQILRSNLILLQGKVPSHSMKEVADSPSNYLLNNASQADEPLPEDKFFNACESPLDENDAVNMDQHLEELEQSGNTKQNGELDSKNNSGSEPMLYEDILLLCRFENKDLPFKLKQVITSDLKLLTLVESGLPTWVIFLQSYPLFCALYRPWMRPLFRTIYILISLVTVLIGFYDLYKNVPLLKATISHICGPFFNWIESWEMLSRIKYLGTMLFLQNFEKAVKLLLMTTRATKLLVSEVSDFLLYPIEVMADFLLPLWRFLADTTEASYNIGLLIAEFLHSIVGLLVEDLITPLKVLYSYVLSSATLIHPILRSLWELCLFSTQSFLTLASYVGSLLYEMYEVLENCFMVAVSTMTQLTNLVLIKPQPSEFSLWHSLWKDIFAKVFRSIRSIISVLSALVASCNRHRLSIYNYLRAILRKLSNRRGLSSANCSCHQSTQSHRQIKVQLDAKECGHCK from the exons ATGGCTTTGGAAGTGAAATCATTGACAAAATGGGAATTCAACAGCATTGATCAAGCATTGAGTTGTATGTCATCATGGTTCTCAGGGAATATACCTGAAACACAGATATTGAGGAGCAATCTAATCCTTTTGCAAGGAAAAGTTCCTTCTCATTCAATGAAGGAAGTTGCTGATTCTCCTAGTAATTATCTACTTAATAATGCATCACAAGCTGATGAGCCCTTACCTGAAGACAAATTCTTCAATGCCTGCGAGTCTCCTCTTGATGAAAATGACGCAGTTAATATGGATCAGCATCTAGAAGAACTAGAACAGTCTGGAAACACCAAACAAAATGGGGAATTGGATAGCAAAAACAATAGTGGTAGTGAACCAATGTTATATGAGGACATTCTTTTGCTATGCAGGTTTGAAAATAAAGATCTTCCATTTAAACTAAAGCAGGTAATTACCTCAGATTTGAAGCTTCTTACATTAGTTGAGTCAGGTCTCCCCACTTGGGTTATCTTTCTTCAATCCTATCCACTTTTCTGTGCACTTTATCGTCCCTGGATGAGACCTTTGTTTAGAACTATCTACATACTAATCTCACTTGTAACGGTGCTAATTGGATTTTATGATCTCTATAAGAATGTCCCCCTGTTGAAGGCTACTATCTCTCACATTTGTGGTCCTTTTTTCAACTGGATTGAATCATGGGAGATGCTTTCTAGAATCAAATATCTAGGGACAATGTTGTTCCTCCAGAATTTTGAAAAGGCTGTGAAGTTGCTTCTTATGACAACACGAGCAACTAAACTGCTAGTTTCAGAGGTCTCAGATTTTCTGCTGTACCCAATTGAAGTGATGGCTGATTTCTTACTGCCACTATGGAGGTTTTTAGCTGATACAACGGAAGCATCGTACAATATTGGATTGCTTATAGCTGAGTTCTTGCATAGCATAGTTGGTCTCTTAGTCGAGGATTTGATCACACCCTTGAAAGTTCTCTATTCATATGTGTTGAGTTCAG CCACATTAATTCACCCAATCTTAAGGTCCTTGTGGGAGTTATGCCTCTTTTCTACACAAAGTTTTCTTACATTGGCAAGTTACGTGGGTTCTCTGTTGTATGAAATGTATGAAGTGCTTGAGAATTGCTTCATGGTGGCTGTCAGTACCATGACTCAGCTTACAAATCTTGTCTTAATAAAGCCTCAGCCATCCGAGTTCTCACTTTGGCATTCTCTTTGGAAAGATATATTCGCAAAG GTGTTTCGCTCTATCCGAAGTATTATAAGCGTTCTATCTGCTTTGGTTGCATCCTGCAACAGGCATAGACTGAG TATCTACAACTACCTAAGAGCTATACTTCGAAAGCTTTCCAATCGACGTGGCTTATCCTCTGCTAACTGCtcttgtcaccaatcaactcaaTCTCATAGACAGATTAAG GTTCAACTTGATGCTAAAGAATGTGGACATTGCAAATGA